A genomic region of Microtus ochrogaster isolate Prairie Vole_2 chromosome 15, MicOch1.0, whole genome shotgun sequence contains the following coding sequences:
- the Tmprss12 gene encoding transmembrane protease serine 12: protein MGPWALRAALLCLGGALVFSELHSPHRDSPTPAQEEASKPGPEARAPEEEEPFTKGCGIAPLRGALEGSRIIGGTRAAAGAWPWLVSLQVQDGDFLVHICGGALVRERWVLTAAHCTKEASDPLKWRAVMGTNDLSRRRSHIKNIQVVAIITRPDFILETFVNDIALFRLRKAVRYNDFIQPICLPFGVFQKLDQNTECFISGWGRTKEEGNGTNILQEAKVHFISREVCNSERSYGGVIPSTSFCAGHENGTFDTCRGDSGGPLMCYLPEYRRYFVMGITSYGHGCGRRHFPGVYSGPAFFQPWLTEHFSRGSTMRVFHADVGLGQILVALGPVILLGVT from the exons ATGGGGCCGTGGGCGCTGAGGGCCGCGCTGCTGTGCCTGGGCGGCGCCCTCGTGTTCTCCGAGCTCCACTCGCCCCACAGGGATAGCCCCACCCCGGCGCAGGAAGAGGCCAGCAAGCCAGGGCCGGAGGCCAGGGCCCCGGAAGAGGAAGAGCCCTTCACGAAGG gtTGTGGAATAGCACCACTTAGGGGTGCACTGGAAGGGTCTCGGATCATAGGAGGTACGCGAGCTGCTGCTGGCGCCTGGCCGTGGCTAGTCAGCCTGCAGGTTCAGGACGGCGATTTTcttgtgcatatatgtggtggTGCCTTGGTGAGAGAAAGGTGGGTCCTCACAGCCGCCCACTGCACTAAAGAGGCTAG CGACCCTCTCAAGTGGAGAGCAGTGATGGGAACCAATGACCTCTCCCGGCGCCGCTCCCACATCAAGAATATTCAAGTAGTAGCAATCATCACCCGACCAGACTTCATTCTGGAAACGTTCGTAAATGATATCGCGCTGTTCCGTCTAAGGAAAGCTGTGAGGTATAATGACTTTATTCAGCCTATTTGCCTACCTTTTGGTGTTTTCCAAAAACTGGACCAAAACACAGAGTGTTTTATAAGTGGCTGGGGAAGAACCAAAGAAGAAG GCAATGGTACAAACATCCTACAAGAAGCGAAAGTGCACTTCATTTCTCGAGAGGTCTGTAATTCTGAGAGGAGCTACGGAGGAGTGATCCCTAGCACCTCGTTCTGTGCAGGTCACGAGAATGGGACCTTTGACACATGCAGG GGCGACAGCGGTGGCCCACTCATGTGCTATTTACCGGAATACAGGAGATACTTTGTGATGGGCATCACCAGTTACGGCCATGGCTGTGGCCGGAGACATTTCCCTGGTGTCTACAGTGGCCCTGCCTTCTTCCAGCCGTGGCTCACAGAGCATTTCTCACGGGGCAGTACTATGCGAGTGTTCCATGCAGACGTGGGGCTGGGACAGATCCTCGTGGCTTTAGGCCCTGTCATCCTTCTAGGAGTGACATAA